In a genomic window of Salmo trutta chromosome 32, fSalTru1.1, whole genome shotgun sequence:
- the LOC115170532 gene encoding myosin-9-like isoform X1 has protein sequence MATDADKFLYVDRNMVNNPLAQADWATKKLVWVPSERLGFEAGSVKEERGEECLVELADSGKKVKVNKDDIQKMNPPKFSKVEDMAELTCLNEASVLHNLKERYYSGLIYTYSGLFCVVINPYKNLPIYSEEIVDMYKGKKRHEMPPHIYAITDTAYRSMMQDREDQSILCTGESGAGKTENTKKVIQYLAHVASSHKTKKDQTSSFLSHGELEKQLLQANPILEAFGNGKTVKNDNSSRFGKFIRINFDVNGYIVGANIETYLLEKSRAIRQAKDERTFHVFYYMLTGAGDKLRSELCLEGYNNYRFLVNGNVTIPGQQDKDLFTETLEAFRIMGIPEDEQIGLLKVVSSVLQLGNMSFKKERHSDQASMPDDTAAQKVCHLMGMSVTDFTRAILSPRIKVGRDYVQKAQTQEQAEFAVEALAKATYERMFRWLVMRINKALDKTKRQGASFIGILDIAGFEIFELNSFEQLCINYTNEKLQQLFNHTMFILEQEEYQREGIEWSFIDFGLDLQPCIDLIEKPASPPGILALLDEECWFPKATDKSFVEKVLQEQGTHSKFHKPKKLKDEADFCIIHYAGKVDYKADEWLMKNMDPLNDNVATLLNQSTDKFVSELWKDVDRIVGLDKVAGMSEMPGAFKTRKGMFRTVGQLYKEQLSKLMATLRNTNPNFVRCIIPNHEKKAGKLDPHLVLDQLRCNGVLEGIRICRQGFPNRIVFQEFRQRYEILTPNSIPKGFMDGKQACVLMIKSLELDPNLFRIGQSKVFFRAGVLAHLEEERDMKITDVIISFQAWCRGYVARKAFARRQQQLTAMKVIQRNCSAYLKLRNWQWWRLFTKVKPLLQVSRQEEEMQAKDDELSKVKERQEYAEIQLQEMEVKQHQLSAEKQALQEQLQAETELCAEAEEMRARLAAKKQELEEILHDLEARVEEEEERATHLQTEKKKMQQNITDLEQQLDEEEAARQRLQLEKVTTDSKLKKIEEDVMVLEDQNNKLMKEKKLMEERISEFTSNLTEEEEKSKSLQKLKNKHEAMITDLEDRLRREEKGRQELEKNRRKLEGDSTDLLDQIAELQAQIAELRAQLAKKEEELQAALARIEEEAAQKNLAQKKIREMEAQLSELQEDLELERTARTKAEKNRRDLGEELEALKTELEDTLDSTAAQQELRTKRETEVNQLKKVLEDEAKVHEQQVVEMRLKHSQAFDELNEQLEQAKRNKVSVDKTKQALESERNELAIELQTLMQGKGDSEHRRKKAEGQVQELQVKHGESERQRIELAEKVAKMQAELETVNGLLSEVEGKSIKASKDCSAVESQMQDVQELLQEETRQKLSMGTRLRQLEDEQNTLREQLEEEEEGKRNVEKQLLTVQAQLAEIKKKSEQEAGCLENAEEGKKRLQRDLEGLGQRMEEKCSAFEKLDKTKTRLQQELDDMVVDQDHLRQIVTNLEKKQKKFDQMLAEEKTISCRYAEERDKAEAEAREKETRALALTRQLESLIDMKDEMDRANKLLRAEMEDLVSSKDDVGKSVHELEKSKRGMEQQLEEMRTQLEELEDELQATEDAKLRLEVNMQAMKAQYERDLAGRDEMGEEKKRQLVKQVREMELELEDERKQRSLAVAARKKLELDLKELEAAIDMANKNRDEALKQLKKLQAQMKELLRELEDTRMSRDEIMAQAKENEKKLKSMEADMIQMTEELASAERVKRQAQQERDELQDEINNQAAKNALIAEEKRRLEARIAQLEEELEEEQCNTELVNDRLKRALLQTDQMTVELTAERSTSQRLEGARSQLERQNKELKLKLQELEGTVKSKYKATIAALEAKIAQLEEQVDIETRERQQASKLVRRTEKKLKEVVLAVDDERRNTEQYKDQSDKLNSRMKQLKRQLEESEEEAQRANANRRKLQRELEDATESADAMNREVSTLKSKLRRGDLPFTMRRIVSRAGIESDEESEPKSETPEPKPE, from the exons ATGGCGACGGACGCAGACAAGTTCCTGTACGTGGACCGCAACATGGTCAACAACCCTCTGGCCCAGGCAGACTGGGCCACCAAGAAGCTGGTGTGGGTGCCGTCGGAGCGGCTGGGCTTCGAGGCGGGATCTGTGAAGGAGGAGCGAGGTGAAGAGTGCCTGGTGGAGCTGGCAGACTCTGGCAAGAAAGTGAAAGTCAACAAGGATGACATCCAGAAGATGAACCCGCCCAAGTTCAGCAAGGTGGAAGACATGGCCGAGCTCACCTGCCTGAACGAGGCCTCAGTGCTGCACAACCTCAAGGAGAGATATTACTCTGGCCTCATCTAC ACATACTCCGGGCTCTTCTGTGTGGTCATAAACCCCTATAAGAATCTGCCCATCTACTCAGAAGAGATTGTGGATATGTACAAGGGCAAGAAGAGGCATGAAATGCCCCCCCATATATACGCCATCACTGACACAGCCTACAGGAGCATGATGCAGG ACCGTGAAGACCAGTCCATTCTTTGCAC AGGAGAGTCTGGTGCTGGGAAGACAGAGAACACCAAGAAGGTCATTCAGTATCTGGCCCATGTGGCCTCTTCCCACAAGACCAAGAAAGACCAG ACCAGCTCGTTCCTGTCACAT GGTGAGCTGGAGAAGCAGCTGCTGCAAGCTAACCCCATCCTGGAGGCCTTTGGAAACGGCAAGACTGTGAAGAACGACAACTCCTCCCGATTT GGAAAATTCATCAGGATTAACTTCGACGTCAACGGATACATCGTGGGGGCCAACATTGAAACCT ACCTGCTGGAGAAGTCCCGTGCCATCCGCCAGGCCAAAGACGAGAGGACCTTCCATGTCTTCTATTACATGCTCACTGGTGCTGGAGACAAACTGCGCT CCGAGCTGTGTCTGGAGGGCTACAACAACTACCGCTTCCTGGTAAATGGAAACGTGACCATCCCTGGCCAGCAGGATAAGGACCTGTTCACCGAGACCCTGGAGGCCTTCAGGATCATGGGCATTCCAGAGGACGAACAGATTG GTCTGCTGAAGGTGGTGTCTTCCGTGCTCCAGCTGGGCAACATGAGCTTTAAGAAGGAGCGCcattcagaccaggcctccatgCCTGACGACACGG CTGCTCAGAAGGTGTGCCACCTGATGGGCATGAGCGTGACAGACTTCACCCGTGCCATCCTGTCCCCTCGTATCAAGGTGGGCAGGGACTACGTGCAGAAGGCCCAGACCCAGGAACAGGCTGAGTTTGCGGTGGAGGCCCTGGCCAAGGCCACCTACGAGAGGATGTTCCGATGGCTGGTGATGAGGATCAACAAGGCCCTGGACAAGACCAAGAGACAGGGAGCCTCCTTCATCGGCATCCTGGACATCGCTGGCTTTGAGATCTTTGAG CTGAACTCATTTGAGCAGCTGTGCATCAACTACACCAACGAGAAGCTGCAGCAGCTGTTCAACCACACCATGTTCATCCTGGAGCAGGAGGAGTACCAGAGGGAGGGCATCGAGTGGAGCTTCATCGACTTCGGCCTGGACCTGCAGCCCTGCATCGACCTCATTGAGAAGCCT GCTAGCCCCCCTGGTATCCTGGCCCTGTTGGATGAGGAGTGCTGGTTTCCCAAAGCCACTGACAAGAGCTTTGTGGAGAAGGTCCTGCAGGAGCAGGGCACCCACTCCAAGTTCCACAAGCCCAAGAAACTGAAAGATGAGGCCGACTTCTGCATCATTCACTATGCCGGGAAG GTGGACTACAAGGCTGACGAGTGGCTGATGAAGAACATGGACCCTCTGAACGACAACGTGGCCACGCTGCTCAACCAGTCCACTGACAAGTTTGTGTCTGAACTGTGGAAGGACG TGGATCGTATCGTGGGCCTGGATAAGGTTGCAGGGATGTCTGAGATGCCCGGTGCCTTTAAGACCCGTAAGGGCATGTTCCGCACGGTGGGCCAGCTCTACAAGGAGCAGCTGTCCAAGCTCATGGCCACTCTGAGGAACACCAACCCCAACTTCGTCCGCTGCATCATCCCCAACCACGAGAAGAAG GCTGGTAAGCTAGACCCCCACCTGGTTCTGGACCAGCTGAGGTGTAATGGTGTTCTGGAGGGGATCCGTATCTGCAGACAGGGCTTCCCCAACCGTATCGTCTTCCAGGAGTTCAGACAGAG GTATGAGATCCTCACTCCCAACTCCATCCCAAAGGGCTTCATGGATGGCAAACAGGCCTGTGTGCTCATG ATCAAAAGCCTGGAGCTGGATCCCAACCTGTTCAGGATTGGTCAGAGTAAGGTGTTCTTCAGGGCTGGAGTGCTGGCtcacctggaggaggagagggacatgaagatcactgacgtcataatCAGCTTCCAGGCCTGGTGCAGAGGCTACGTGGCCCGCAA GGCCTTTGCCAGGAGACAGCAGCAGCTGACCGCCATGAAGGTGATCCAGAGGAACTGTTCAGCCTACCTCAAACTCAGAAACTGGCAGTGGTGGAGACTCTTCACCAAG GTCAAGCCCCTGCTGCAGGTGAGcaggcaggaggaggagatgcAGGCCAAGGACGATGAGCTGAGCAAGGTGAAGGAGAGGCAGGAGTATGCTGAGATACAGCTGCAGGAGATGGAGGTCAAACAGCACCAG ttGAGTGCTGAGAAGCAGGCCCTGCAGGAGCAGCTGCAGGCTGAGACGGAGCTGTGTGCCGAGGCTGAGGAGATGAGAGCCCGTCTGGCCGCTAAGaagcaggagctggaggagatccTTCATGACCTGGAGgccagagtggaggaggaggaggagagagccaCACATctgcagacagagaagaagaagatGCAGCAGAACATCACG GACCTGGAGCAGCAGTTGGATGAGGAGGAGGCTGCCAGGCAGAGGCTGCAGCTGGAGAAGGTGACCACAGACTCCAAGCTGAAGAAGATCGAGGAGGATGTCATGGTTCTTGAAGACCAGAACAACAAACTCATGAAG GAGAAAAAGCTAATGGAGGAGCGTATCTCTGAGTTCACCTCTAACctgactgaggaggaggagaagtccAAGAGCCTTCAGAAACTCAAGAACAAACACGAGGCCATGATCACTGACCTAGAGG ACCGCCTGCGCAGGGAGGAGAAGGGTCGTCAGGAGCTGGAGAAGAACAGGCGTAAGCTGGAGGGAGACTCTACTGATCTCCTTGACCAGATAGCGGAGCTGCAGGCCCAGATCGCTGAGCTCCGCGCCCAGCTGGCTAAGAAGGAGGAGGAGCTGCAGGCAGCCCTGGCCAG gatTGAGGAGGAAGCAGCCCAGAAGAACTTGGCCCAAAAGAAGATCCGGGAGATGGAAGCCCAGCTGTCTGAGCTGCAGGAGGACCTGGAGCTAGAGAGGACCGCACGCACCAAGGCTGAGAAGAACCGCAGGGACCTGGGAGAGGAGCTGGAGGCCCTCAAGACTGAGCTGGAGGACACACTGGACTCCACCGCTGCCCAGCAAGAGCTCAG GACAAAGCGTGAGACTGAGGTGAACCAGCTAAAGAAGGTTCTAGAGGATGAAGCTAAGGTCCACGAGCAGCAGGTGGTGGAGATGAGACTGAAACATAGCCAGGCCTTTGACGAGCTCAACGAGCAACTGGAGCAGGCCAAGAGa AACAAGGTGTCGGTGGACAAGACTAAGCAGGCCCTGGAGAGTGAGCGTAACGAGCTGGCCATTGAGCTGCAGACCCTGATGCAGGGGAAGGGAGACTCTGAGCACCGCAGGAAGAAGGCTGAGGGCCAGGTCCAAGAGCTACAGGTCAAACATGGAGAGAGCGAGCGCCAGAGGATTGAGCTGGCAGAGAAAGTGGCCAAGATGCAG GCTGAGTTGGAGACTGTCAATGGCTTGCTCAGTGAGGTGGAAGGTAAGTCCATCAAAGCGTCCAAGGACTGCTCTGCTGTGGAGTCTCAGATGCAGGATGTGCAG GAGCTTCTCCAGGAGGAGACTCGTCAGAAGCTGTCCATGGGCACTCGTCTGCGTCAGCTGGAGGATGAACAGAACACTCTGAGAGaacagctggaggaggaggaggagggcaagagGAACGTGGAGAAGCAGCTGCTCACCGTGCAGGCTCAG CTGGCAGAGATTAAGAAGAAGTCTGAGCAGGAGGCGGGCTGTCTGGAGAACGCGGAGGAGGGGAAGAAGAGGCTGCAGAGGGACCTGGAGGGGCTCGGCCAGCGGATGGAGGAGAAGTGCAGTGCCTTTGAGAAACTGGACAAGACCAAGACTCGTCTGCAGCAGGAGCTGGACGACATGGTGGTGGACCAAGACCACCTCAGACAGATCGTAACCAACCtggagaagaagcagaagaagttTGACCAG ATGCTGGCTGAGGAGAAGACCATTTCATGCCGCTATGCTGAGGAGAGGGACAAGGCTGAGGCTGAGGCCAGGGAAAAGGAGACCCGGGCCCTGGCTCTGACCCGCCAGCTGGAATCCCTCATTGACATGAAGGACGAGATGGACCGTGCCAACAAGCTGCTCCGCGCTGAGATGGAGGACCTGGTCTCCTCCAAGGACGACGTCGGCAAGAGT GTGCACGAGCTGGAGAAGTCCAAGCGTGGCATGGAGCAGCAGCTGGAGGAGATGAGAACTCAGCTGGAGGAGCTTGAGGATGAGCTGCAGGCCACGGAGGACGCCAAGCTGCGTCTGGAGGTCAACATGCAGGCCATGAAGGCCCAATACGAGAGAGACCTGGCAGGACGAGATGAGATGGGCGAGGAGAAGAAGAGACAGCTGGTCAAACAG GTGCGGGAGATGGAGTTGGAGTTGGAGGATGAGAGGAAGCAGCGCTCTCTTGCCGTGGCAGCCCGTAAGAAGCTGGAGCTGGACCTgaaggagctggaggcagccatcGACATGGCCAACAAGAACCGTGATGAGGCCCTCAAACAGCTTAAGAAGCTCCAG gCCCAGATGAAGGAGCTGCTGAGGGAGCTGGAGGACACTCGTATGTCCAGAGACGAGATCATGGCCCAGGCCAAGGAGAACGAGAAGAAGCTCAAGAGCATGGAGGCCGACATGATCCAGATGACAGAG GAGCTGGCTTCTGCAGAGCGTGTAAAGAGACAGGCCCAGCAAGAGAGAGACGAGCTGCAGGATGAGATCAACAACCAGGCCGCCAAGAA TGCTCTGATTGCAGAGGAGAAAAGGAGACTGGAGGCTCGTATCGCACAGctggaggaggagctggaggaggagcaGTGTAACACTGAGCTGGTCAACGATAGGCTGAAGAGAGCTCTGCTGCAG actgaccagaTGACTGTGGAGCTGACGGCAGAGCGCAGTACCTCTCAGCGCCTGGAGGGGGCCCGCTCCCAGCTGGAGCGCCAGAACAAggagctgaagctgaagctgcAGGAGCTGGAGGGAACCGTCAAGTCCAAGTACAAGGCCACTATTGCCGCCCTGGAGGCCAAGATCGCCCAGCTGGAGGAGCAAGTGGACATCGAGACCAG AGAGAGGCAGCAGGCGTCCAAGCTGGTGCGCCGCACAGAGAAGAAGCTAAAGGAGGTCGTCCTCGCGGTGGACGACGAGAGACGCAACACAGAGCAGTACAAAGACCAG TCGGACAAGCTGAACTCTCGTATGAAGCAGCTGAAGAGGCAGCTTGAGGAGTCTGAGGAGGAGGCCCAGAGAGCCAACGCCAACCGCAGGAAACTGCAAAGGGAGCTGGAGGATGCCACAGAGTCAGCCGACGCCATGAACCGCGAGGTCAGCACCCTCAAGAGCAAGCTCAG GCGTGGGGACCTCCCCTTCACCATGCGCCGCATTGTCAGCCGCGCAGGCATTGAGAGCGACGAGGAGAGCGAGCCCAAGAGCGAGACCCCCGAGCCCAAGCCTGAATGA